A stretch of Ferribacterium limneticum DNA encodes these proteins:
- a CDS encoding exo-alpha-sialidase: MTATPAGHRASGAQPGKIGGHAPATLSCFSLPVPGISARSFSAIARPLCGKPPSMINWSQKLLRPASAALFAAGLAAAFLHRPVTEPSAFAPPSAPASPARQQAEMSLAMLPVAAPVAGPSSLARLADGRIAAAWLAGPSNDASAAGIWLSVLGQNGWSQPLLAATRESTAAGTFAHLHSLGRPLLLAEGSWLHLWYESLPLGHWAGAAIVHSLSTDGGKTWSKAERLPTSALGALGSGLGGPPLMLADGGLALPLDQRFPTQGSEWLRLSATGRIVDKIRLAHPAATQQAAILALDEQRALAIFRDKRAGTSRATLSTANGGQTWGAAGELALPGPDAPVALLRLASGHLLLAGNPQAGKETLQLWLSADDGQNGVMKRSVEAASDGGAEFADPALLQARDGRIHLTYTWRRQGIRHAVFTEAWLAGDAP; this comes from the coding sequence TTGACAGCCACGCCCGCAGGCCATCGCGCCAGCGGCGCTCAGCCGGGTAAAATCGGCGGCCATGCCCCTGCGACTCTCTCCTGCTTCTCGCTGCCAGTCCCCGGAATTTCGGCGCGCTCGTTTTCGGCGATTGCCCGGCCTCTCTGCGGCAAGCCCCCGTCGATGATCAACTGGTCGCAAAAACTACTGCGCCCGGCCAGTGCCGCGCTGTTTGCGGCGGGGCTGGCTGCCGCCTTCCTGCACCGGCCGGTCACCGAGCCATCGGCCTTTGCGCCGCCCTCCGCCCCGGCAAGCCCGGCCAGGCAGCAGGCGGAAATGTCACTGGCCATGCTGCCGGTTGCCGCGCCTGTCGCGGGTCCGTCAAGCCTGGCCCGCCTGGCGGATGGCCGGATTGCCGCTGCCTGGCTGGCCGGGCCAAGCAACGATGCATCTGCGGCGGGCATCTGGCTGTCGGTTCTCGGCCAGAACGGCTGGAGCCAGCCCCTGCTGGCAGCCACCCGCGAAAGCACGGCCGCCGGCACCTTCGCCCATCTGCACAGCCTGGGACGGCCGCTTTTACTGGCCGAAGGCAGCTGGCTGCACCTCTGGTACGAGAGCCTGCCACTCGGCCACTGGGCCGGGGCGGCCATTGTCCATAGCCTGTCGACGGATGGCGGCAAGACCTGGAGCAAAGCTGAACGACTGCCGACTTCGGCGCTGGGCGCCCTGGGCAGCGGGCTGGGCGGCCCCCCGCTGATGCTGGCCGATGGCGGCCTGGCATTACCGCTCGACCAGCGTTTCCCGACCCAGGGCAGCGAGTGGCTGCGCCTGTCGGCCACCGGCCGGATCGTAGACAAAATCCGCCTGGCGCACCCGGCAGCAACCCAGCAAGCGGCCATCCTTGCCCTGGACGAACAACGGGCCCTGGCAATCTTCCGCGACAAGCGCGCCGGCACCAGCCGAGCCACGCTCAGCACGGCCAATGGCGGGCAGACCTGGGGGGCGGCCGGCGAGCTGGCGCTACCCGGCCCGGATGCCCCGGTTGCCCTGCTCCGCCTGGCCAGCGGCCACCTGTTGCTGGCCGGCAACCCGCAAGCGGGCAAGGAAACCCTGCAGCTCTGGCTCTCGGCTGACGACGGACAAAACGGGGTGATGAAACGCAGCGTTGAAGCGGCCAGCGATGGCGGCGCCGAGTTTGCTGACCCGGCCTTGCTGCAGGCTCGCGATGGCCGCATTCATCTGACCTACACCTGGCGCCGGCAGGGGATCAGACATGCCGTATTTACCGAAGCATGGCTGGCGGGAGACGCGCCATGA
- a CDS encoding pirin family protein, with protein MIQLRPSAERGYADHGWLRAKHSFSFANYYDPAEMGWGALRVINEDRVAPGQGFGTHGHRDMEIVTYILSGALEHKDSLGHGGVIRRGEVQRMSAGKGIMHSEFNPLPDEETHLLQIWIEPAQRGTRASYEQQALPVEEMRGRWRLVASPDGAEGSTTIGQDARLWASVLAPGERAEYRLAAGRLGYVQVVSGQLSINGQNLAAGDGAKIADETQLEFLAGEETEILLFDLPPVA; from the coding sequence ATGATCCAGCTACGACCTTCTGCCGAGCGCGGTTACGCCGACCATGGCTGGCTGCGCGCCAAGCACAGTTTCTCGTTTGCCAATTATTACGACCCGGCTGAAATGGGCTGGGGCGCCCTGCGCGTCATCAACGAAGACCGCGTGGCGCCCGGCCAGGGCTTTGGTACGCACGGCCACCGCGACATGGAAATCGTCACCTACATCCTTTCCGGCGCGCTGGAGCACAAGGACAGCCTCGGCCACGGCGGCGTCATCCGGCGCGGTGAAGTGCAGCGCATGAGCGCCGGCAAAGGCATCATGCACAGCGAGTTCAACCCGCTGCCGGATGAGGAAACCCATCTGCTGCAGATATGGATCGAACCGGCGCAACGTGGCACCCGCGCCAGCTACGAGCAGCAGGCCTTGCCGGTTGAGGAAATGCGCGGTCGCTGGCGGCTGGTCGCCTCGCCTGATGGCGCCGAGGGCAGCACGACCATCGGCCAGGATGCCCGCCTGTGGGCGAGTGTGCTGGCCCCCGGCGAGCGTGCCGAATACCGCCTGGCGGCCGGGCGACTGGGCTATGTCCAGGTCGTCAGCGGCCAGCTCTCGATCAACGGGCAAAACCTGGCCGCCGGCGACGGCGCCAAGATTGCCGACGAAACCCAACTTGAATTCCTGGCCGGTGAAGAAACGGAAATCCTGCTCTTCGACCTGCCGCCTGTCGCCTAA
- a CDS encoding TAXI family TRAP transporter solute-binding subunit, with protein sequence MMARIKAGLLSLRDLFATAWWIILLAAIGFLIAYQFVEPAPPKKIVITTGGESGAYYQFAQRYATILARDGIKLEVKASAGSLENIERLKSGEAQIGFVQGGVVPPKEDPDAEDDSGLLSLGSLFYEPVWVFYRGEKDLTRLTELKGKRIAIGQEGSGVRQLAQQLLQANDIPAGDHLVPLSGLKAAEELQQGRIDAAFIIAAENAPVVQVLIRSPGVKLMSFAQDRAYQRRFPFLTKLTFPRGVADLVRDFPPDDIKVLAPTANLIIRDDLHPALQTLLLRTASEVHGKSGFFQDAGEFPAYKDQMLPLSPDAARYFKSGPPFLQRYLPFWLAVLVDRLIVMLVPIFALLIPLLKVAPAIYTWRIRRKVFLCYGELKFLEEDLTHHFEAAKMDDYRNRLDALDAEASQLHVPLGFTDLVYTLREHVNLVRSILDKREKQA encoded by the coding sequence ATGATGGCCAGGATCAAGGCGGGGCTGCTTTCACTGCGGGATTTGTTCGCCACGGCGTGGTGGATCATCCTGCTCGCCGCCATCGGTTTTCTGATCGCCTACCAGTTTGTCGAGCCGGCGCCACCCAAGAAAATCGTCATCACGACCGGCGGCGAGAGCGGGGCCTATTACCAGTTCGCCCAGCGTTACGCGACGATCCTGGCCCGGGATGGCATCAAGCTTGAAGTCAAGGCGTCGGCCGGTTCGCTGGAAAACATCGAGCGACTGAAAAGTGGCGAGGCGCAGATCGGTTTCGTCCAGGGCGGCGTCGTGCCGCCCAAGGAAGACCCGGATGCCGAAGACGACTCCGGCCTGCTCTCGCTGGGCAGCCTGTTTTACGAACCGGTCTGGGTCTTCTACCGTGGTGAGAAGGATTTGACCCGGCTCACCGAGCTCAAGGGCAAGCGCATCGCCATCGGCCAGGAAGGCTCCGGAGTGCGCCAGTTGGCGCAGCAATTGCTGCAGGCCAACGACATCCCGGCCGGCGACCATCTGGTCCCGCTTTCCGGCCTGAAGGCGGCCGAGGAGTTGCAGCAGGGGCGGATCGACGCCGCTTTCATCATCGCCGCCGAAAATGCGCCGGTTGTCCAGGTGCTGATCCGCTCGCCCGGCGTCAAGCTGATGAGCTTCGCCCAGGATAGAGCCTACCAGCGCCGCTTTCCCTTCCTGACCAAGCTGACCTTCCCGCGCGGCGTGGCCGATCTGGTGCGCGACTTCCCGCCGGACGACATCAAGGTGCTGGCCCCGACGGCCAACCTGATCATTCGCGACGACCTGCATCCGGCCCTGCAGACACTGCTGCTGCGCACGGCCAGCGAAGTGCATGGCAAATCCGGCTTCTTCCAGGATGCCGGGGAATTTCCCGCCTACAAGGACCAGATGCTGCCGCTGTCGCCCGATGCGGCGCGCTATTTCAAGTCGGGGCCGCCCTTCCTGCAGCGTTATCTGCCCTTCTGGCTGGCGGTGCTGGTCGACCGGCTGATCGTCATGCTGGTGCCGATCTTTGCCCTGCTCATTCCGCTGCTCAAGGTGGCGCCGGCCATCTACACCTGGCGCATTCGCCGCAAGGTCTTCCTCTGCTATGGCGAGTTGAAGTTCCTCGAAGAGGATCTGACCCACCATTTCGAGGCGGCCAAAATGGATGATTACCGCAACCGACTGGACGCCCTCGACGCCGAGGCCAGCCAGTTGCACGTGCCACTCGGTTTCACCGATCTGGTCTATACCCTGCGCGAACACGTCAATCTGGTGCGCAGCATCCTCGATAAACGGGAAAAACAAGCATGA
- a CDS encoding enoyl-CoA hydratase, protein MSTEEPLVLRTDRADGLTTLTLNRPNAFNSLSKEMLSALQAELDAIAASETVRVVVIAGAGKAFCAGHDLKEMRGNHSKEFMQALFKQCGKLMLTITQMPQPVIARVHGIATAAGCQLVSMCDLAVAADVSKFAVSGINVGLFCSTPAVGLARNLGRKAALEMLLTGEFIDAMEAKAKGLVNRVVPADALDAEIERLAGSILAKSAVAVRMGKGMFYQQLEMGLTEAYDYASEVMACNMMSEDAGEGIDAFMQKRKPVYTGR, encoded by the coding sequence ATGAGTACAGAAGAACCCCTCGTCCTGCGTACCGACCGGGCCGACGGCCTGACCACGCTGACGCTGAACCGTCCGAACGCCTTCAACTCGCTGTCGAAGGAGATGCTGAGCGCCCTGCAGGCCGAGCTGGATGCCATCGCGGCCAGTGAAACGGTGCGTGTCGTGGTCATCGCCGGGGCCGGTAAGGCCTTTTGTGCCGGGCATGATCTCAAGGAAATGCGCGGCAACCACAGCAAGGAATTCATGCAGGCGCTGTTCAAGCAGTGCGGCAAGCTGATGCTGACTATCACGCAGATGCCGCAGCCGGTGATCGCCCGCGTGCACGGCATCGCCACGGCGGCCGGCTGCCAGCTGGTGTCGATGTGCGATCTGGCGGTGGCGGCCGATGTGTCGAAATTTGCCGTTTCCGGCATCAATGTCGGGCTGTTCTGCTCGACCCCGGCCGTTGGTCTGGCCCGCAACCTCGGCCGCAAGGCGGCGCTGGAGATGTTGCTCACCGGGGAGTTCATCGATGCCATGGAAGCCAAGGCCAAGGGCCTGGTCAATCGTGTCGTCCCGGCCGATGCGCTGGATGCCGAGATCGAGCGCCTGGCCGGCAGCATCCTGGCCAAGAGCGCCGTTGCCGTGCGCATGGGCAAGGGCATGTTCTACCAGCAGCTGGAAATGGGCCTGACCGAGGCCTACGACTACGCCAGCGAAGTGATGGCCTGCAACATGATGAGCGAGGATGCCGGCGAAGGCATCGATGCCTTCATGCAGAAGCGCAAGCCGGTTTATACCGGGCGCTAG
- a CDS encoding response regulator produces the protein MALTTSLADLSVLLVEPSAMQANLVKRMLEHQGVKKVTVVETASAALASLKVEYKHVIVISSLYLPDLAGTELVTAMRANADMETIPFILVSSETRPQVLEPVRQSGACSIVAKPFNEQQLSRALYAAADYLNPPEDIDVAEIENLRVLLVDDSLTSRRHLRRLLEELGISRITEAVNGKEAVSLLEQAMVDLVITDYNMPEMDGRELTEYIRTQSWQAEVPVLMVTSEQNMGRLAAVERAGVSAICDKPFEAGNIRRLISDSLTR, from the coding sequence ATGGCACTGACTACTTCCCTGGCTGATCTGTCGGTCCTGCTGGTCGAGCCTTCCGCCATGCAGGCGAACCTGGTCAAGCGCATGCTGGAACATCAGGGCGTCAAGAAAGTCACCGTCGTCGAAACGGCCAGCGCCGCCCTGGCTTCGCTCAAAGTCGAATACAAGCACGTGATCGTGATCAGCAGCCTGTATCTGCCCGATCTGGCCGGCACCGAACTGGTCACGGCGATGCGCGCCAACGCCGATATGGAGACCATCCCCTTCATCCTCGTCTCCAGCGAAACGCGGCCGCAGGTGCTGGAACCGGTGCGGCAGTCGGGGGCCTGCAGCATCGTCGCCAAGCCGTTCAACGAACAGCAGTTGTCGCGGGCGCTCTATGCCGCGGCGGACTACCTGAATCCGCCGGAAGATATCGACGTCGCTGAAATCGAAAACCTGCGCGTCCTGCTGGTCGACGACAGCCTGACCTCCCGCCGCCATCTGCGCCGCCTGCTCGAAGAACTGGGAATCAGCCGGATCACCGAAGCGGTCAATGGCAAGGAAGCCGTCTCCCTGCTCGAACAGGCCATGGTCGATCTGGTCATCACCGACTACAACATGCCGGAAATGGATGGCCGCGAACTGACCGAATACATCCGCACGCAAAGCTGGCAGGCCGAGGTGCCGGTGCTGATGGTGACCAGCGAGCAGAACATGGGCCGGCTGGCCGCCGTCGAGCGGGCCGGCGTTTCGGCCATCTGCGACAAACCCTTCGAGGCTGGCAACATTCGCCGCCTGATCAGCGATTCCTTGACGCGATAA
- a CDS encoding ParA family protein, translating into MKAFLVANPKGGSGKSTLATNLAGYFANQGEEVMLGDIDRQQSSREWLAIRPFALPTIDTWEVGEDKISRPPKGTSHVVLDTPAGLHGRMLERVLKLSTRVIVPVQPSMFDMLATRHFLTELLSEKAVRKGKADVAVIGMRVDARTRAAGELERFFATFDLPVLAYLRDTQVYVQATAAGMTIFDLPPSRAERDVDQWQAIIDWVKAE; encoded by the coding sequence ATGAAAGCCTTTCTTGTCGCCAACCCCAAGGGCGGTTCCGGCAAAAGTACGCTAGCGACCAATCTGGCCGGCTATTTCGCCAATCAGGGCGAGGAAGTCATGCTCGGCGACATCGACCGCCAGCAATCGTCGCGTGAATGGCTGGCCATTCGCCCCTTTGCCCTGCCGACCATCGATACCTGGGAAGTCGGCGAGGACAAGATTTCCCGGCCGCCGAAAGGCACTTCACACGTCGTGCTCGATACCCCGGCCGGCCTGCACGGCAGGATGCTGGAGCGCGTGCTCAAGTTGTCCACGCGTGTGATTGTGCCGGTGCAGCCTTCCATGTTCGACATGCTGGCAACCCGCCATTTTCTGACCGAACTGCTGTCCGAAAAGGCCGTGCGCAAGGGCAAGGCCGATGTGGCGGTGATCGGCATGCGGGTCGATGCCCGAACGCGCGCCGCCGGCGAGCTGGAGCGCTTTTTTGCCACCTTCGATCTGCCGGTGCTGGCCTATCTGCGCGATACGCAGGTTTATGTCCAGGCCACAGCGGCCGGCATGACCATTTTTGACCTGCCGCCGTCACGCGCTGAGCGCGACGTCGATCAATGGCAGGCGATCATCGACTGGGTCAAGGCGGAGTAA
- a CDS encoding CHASE domain-containing protein, whose amino-acid sequence MTGNSPLPARSVFSEGAAWLALILILIATTAICALVRQTTEEQIYQRFLYRAEQERSNILFRLAAHAQVLRGAAALFHASDHVDRNEWREYVTHLQLEKTLPGIQGIGFAQMIAPRDKAAHERAMHADGFTDYAITPPGERPQYSSIIYLEPFAGRNLRAFGYDMFAEPVRRDAMEYARDYGEPALSGKVTLVQETGQDVQPGFLLYVPVYRSAMPHGTTEERRQALLGFAYSPFRADDLMRSAISHDNKDVEIELYDGAATPEHQLFDSHADQGSTAHGRWHVALSIEFGGHQWTALFRSRPEFDSITASQLPISIALAGTLIGLMSFFWLLRKSRFQRSITAYADRLEENETRLRTLINTMPDIVCLKDGDGRWTEANTLLLRLFALDGSSYHGKTGREIAAAGQFDYARLAALEASDEQVWQNGERLHDELTIPVEGQRERVFDIAKVPLFAADGSRHALVTVGRDISERKQAEAELQRHRDKLEEQVAARTADLLLAKEAAEAANRAKTTFLANMSHELRTPMNAIIGMTHLLNRSCENDTQRNKLNKIGNAADHLLHLLNDILDLTKIDADRLTLERIPLRISDVIANVVSLVGEKITAKGLHLDLRISPQLAATEVLGDPLRLRQILLNLLDNALKFTEQGHISLSAAVTEESAGHLAIRIAIEDSGIGIPAEAQERIFSPFEQADGSTTRQHGGTGLGLSIVRQLIRLMHGEIEISSTPGVGSRFTLTARLDKAPPRAIHQAVGKNPAQRPASLGHKHLLLAEDEPLNREVALELLTEIPDLQIDVAENGERALELASAKHYDLILMDMQMPKMDGLKATRAIRCLPAYAATPILALTANAFSEDRERCIEAGMSDFITKPVEPELLYAKLALWLQPETAAH is encoded by the coding sequence ATGACCGGAAACAGCCCCCTTCCGGCGCGCTCCGTCTTTAGCGAGGGAGCGGCCTGGCTGGCGCTAATCCTGATCCTGATTGCCACCACCGCAATTTGCGCCCTGGTTCGCCAGACCACCGAAGAACAGATTTACCAGCGCTTCCTTTACCGCGCCGAACAGGAGCGGAGCAATATACTTTTCCGGCTGGCGGCACACGCCCAGGTGCTGCGCGGCGCCGCCGCACTCTTCCACGCCAGCGACCACGTAGACCGCAACGAGTGGCGGGAATACGTCACCCACCTGCAGCTCGAAAAAACCTTGCCCGGCATTCAGGGAATCGGCTTTGCCCAGATGATCGCCCCCCGCGACAAGGCGGCCCATGAGCGCGCCATGCACGCCGATGGCTTCACGGATTACGCCATCACCCCGCCCGGTGAGCGGCCACAGTACAGCAGCATCATCTACCTGGAACCATTCGCCGGGCGCAACCTGAGGGCATTCGGCTACGACATGTTTGCCGAGCCGGTGCGCCGGGATGCCATGGAATACGCCCGGGATTATGGCGAACCCGCCCTCTCCGGCAAGGTCACCCTGGTCCAGGAAACCGGGCAAGACGTTCAACCGGGCTTCCTCCTCTACGTCCCGGTCTATCGTTCGGCGATGCCGCACGGGACGACCGAAGAACGCCGCCAGGCGCTGCTCGGCTTCGCCTACAGCCCCTTCCGTGCCGACGACCTGATGCGCAGCGCGATCAGCCACGACAACAAGGACGTCGAGATCGAGCTATACGACGGCGCAGCCACGCCGGAGCACCAGCTTTTCGACTCCCATGCCGACCAGGGCAGCACGGCGCACGGTCGCTGGCACGTGGCGCTCTCCATCGAATTCGGCGGCCATCAATGGACCGCCCTCTTCCGCAGCCGCCCTGAATTCGACAGCATCACCGCATCGCAACTCCCGATCAGCATTGCCCTGGCCGGCACACTGATCGGCTTGATGAGCTTTTTCTGGCTGCTCCGGAAAAGCCGCTTCCAGCGAAGCATCACCGCCTACGCCGATCGACTCGAAGAGAATGAAACGCGGCTGCGCACCCTGATCAACACCATGCCCGACATTGTCTGCCTGAAGGATGGCGACGGCCGGTGGACCGAAGCCAACACCTTGCTGCTTCGTCTGTTTGCCCTGGACGGCAGCAGCTACCACGGGAAAACGGGTCGCGAAATCGCCGCGGCAGGCCAGTTCGACTATGCCCGGCTGGCCGCGCTGGAAGCCTCGGACGAACAGGTCTGGCAGAACGGCGAACGGCTGCACGACGAACTGACGATCCCGGTCGAGGGCCAACGCGAGCGCGTGTTCGATATCGCCAAGGTGCCGCTGTTCGCGGCGGATGGCTCGCGCCACGCCCTGGTGACCGTCGGCCGCGACATCAGCGAACGCAAGCAGGCTGAAGCCGAACTCCAGCGCCACCGGGACAAGCTCGAAGAGCAGGTCGCAGCCCGCACCGCCGACCTGCTGCTGGCCAAGGAGGCCGCCGAGGCAGCGAATCGCGCCAAGACCACTTTCCTGGCCAACATGAGTCATGAACTCCGGACGCCGATGAACGCCATCATCGGCATGACGCACCTGCTGAACCGCAGCTGCGAAAACGACACGCAACGCAACAAGCTGAACAAGATCGGCAACGCAGCCGATCACCTGCTGCACCTGCTCAACGACATCCTCGACCTGACCAAAATCGACGCCGACCGCCTGACGCTGGAGCGGATTCCACTGCGTATCAGCGATGTCATTGCCAATGTGGTCAGCCTCGTCGGCGAAAAAATCACCGCCAAAGGCTTGCACCTTGACCTGCGCATCAGCCCGCAACTCGCTGCCACCGAAGTGCTCGGCGATCCGCTGCGCCTGCGCCAGATTCTGCTCAACCTGCTCGACAACGCGCTGAAATTTACCGAACAAGGCCACATTTCGCTCAGCGCAGCCGTCACCGAGGAAAGCGCCGGTCATCTGGCCATCCGCATCGCCATCGAAGACAGCGGCATCGGCATCCCCGCCGAGGCGCAGGAACGGATATTTTCCCCCTTCGAACAGGCCGACGGTTCGACCACCCGCCAGCATGGCGGCACCGGGCTGGGCTTGAGCATCGTCAGGCAACTGATTCGCCTGATGCATGGTGAAATCGAAATCAGCAGCACCCCGGGCGTCGGCAGTCGCTTCACGCTGACCGCCCGACTGGACAAGGCGCCGCCGCGAGCCATCCATCAGGCTGTCGGCAAAAATCCCGCCCAGCGCCCCGCCAGCCTGGGCCACAAACACCTGCTGCTGGCCGAAGATGAACCGCTCAATCGCGAAGTGGCGCTCGAACTGCTGACCGAGATTCCGGACCTGCAAATCGATGTGGCCGAGAATGGTGAAAGGGCGCTTGAACTGGCCAGTGCCAAGCACTACGACCTGATCCTGATGGACATGCAAATGCCCAAAATGGATGGCCTGAAAGCAACGCGGGCGATTCGCTGCCTGCCGGCATATGCCGCAACCCCGATCCTGGCGCTGACGGCCAATGCCTTCAGCGAAGACCGGGAACGCTGCATCGAGGCCGGCATGTCCGACTTCATTACCAAGCCGGTCGAACCGGAATTGCTTTACGCCAAGCTGGCCCTCTGGCTGCAGCCAGAAACCGCTGCTCACTGA
- a CDS encoding LysR substrate-binding domain-containing protein has protein sequence MKISFDLLLILDAIERHGSFTAAATALHRVPSALSHAIAKLEDELGATLFLREGRRATLNDAGRTLLEDGRHLLRTASELERRVQRIAQGWEAELRIAIDTIIPVERLYPMLERFYAAGHSTQLRLSHEVLGGTWDALATDRADLVIGASGDMPARSGIATRLLCRHSQFVFAIAPSHPLAAWPEPIPNSELLRHRTIAIADTSQELAARTIGLIEGQEILRVPDIRAKAAAQVAGLGIGHLPRWLADPEIAAGRLVEKVLADPRNPMPLHLAWRTRQSGKALNWFLDELAEPATIEPLTAGL, from the coding sequence ATGAAGATTTCATTCGATCTGCTGCTCATTCTCGACGCCATCGAGCGCCACGGCAGCTTCACCGCCGCCGCAACGGCGCTGCATCGCGTCCCCTCCGCCTTGTCGCACGCCATCGCCAAGCTGGAAGACGAACTTGGCGCCACGCTGTTCCTGCGCGAAGGCCGCCGCGCCACGCTGAACGATGCCGGGCGCACCCTGCTCGAAGACGGCCGCCACCTGCTGCGCACCGCCAGCGAGCTGGAGCGGCGCGTCCAGCGCATCGCCCAGGGCTGGGAGGCCGAGCTGCGCATTGCCATCGACACGATCATTCCCGTCGAGCGCCTCTACCCCATGCTGGAACGCTTTTACGCCGCCGGCCACAGCACCCAGCTGCGCCTCAGCCACGAGGTGCTGGGCGGCACCTGGGACGCCCTGGCCACCGACCGGGCCGACCTGGTGATCGGCGCCAGCGGCGACATGCCGGCACGCAGCGGCATTGCCACCCGCCTGCTCTGCCGGCACAGCCAGTTCGTCTTCGCCATTGCCCCGAGCCACCCGCTGGCCGCCTGGCCGGAACCGATCCCCAACAGCGAACTGCTGCGCCATCGCACCATCGCCATCGCCGATACCTCGCAGGAACTCGCGGCGCGCACCATCGGCCTGATCGAAGGCCAGGAAATCCTGCGCGTGCCCGACATCCGCGCCAAGGCCGCGGCCCAGGTCGCCGGCCTGGGCATCGGCCACCTGCCGCGCTGGCTGGCCGACCCGGAAATCGCCGCCGGGCGCCTGGTCGAGAAAGTGCTGGCCGACCCGCGCAACCCCATGCCGCTGCACCTCGCCTGGCGCACCCGGCAAAGCGGCAAGGCGCTGAACTGGTTTCTCGACGAACTGGCGGAACCGGCGACTATCGAGCCCCTGACCGCTGGGCTTTAA
- a CDS encoding flavodoxin family protein: protein MSKTIVVYHSGYGHTQRVAEAVAQGAAAELLAIDAEGNLPEGGWEQLAAADAIIFGTPTYMGGPSWQFKKFADASSKAWYSRVWQDKVFGGFTNSASPVGDKGATMIQLQTLASQHGGIWVSLGILPANTKAATHADVNHLGGSVGLLVRSPSDASVDEVPQGDLDTARQYGQRVAAVAARLRG from the coding sequence ATGAGCAAGACGATCGTCGTTTATCACTCCGGCTACGGCCACACCCAGCGCGTTGCCGAAGCCGTCGCCCAAGGCGCCGCAGCCGAACTGCTGGCCATCGATGCCGAAGGCAACCTGCCGGAAGGCGGTTGGGAGCAGCTGGCTGCTGCCGACGCCATCATCTTCGGCACGCCGACCTACATGGGCGGCCCGAGCTGGCAGTTCAAGAAATTTGCCGATGCCAGTTCCAAGGCATGGTATTCCCGCGTCTGGCAGGACAAGGTGTTCGGCGGCTTCACCAACAGCGCCAGCCCGGTCGGCGACAAGGGCGCGACGATGATCCAGCTGCAGACGCTGGCCTCGCAGCATGGCGGCATCTGGGTCAGCCTCGGCATCCTGCCGGCCAACACCAAGGCCGCCACGCACGCCGATGTGAACCACCTCGGCGGCTCGGTCGGCCTGCTCGTCCGTTCGCCCTCCGATGCCAGTGTCGATGAAGTCCCGCAGGGCGATCTCGATACGGCTCGCCAGTACGGCCAGCGGGTCGCGGCAGTGGCGGCTCGCCTGCGCGGCTAA